From the genome of Gracilimonas sp., one region includes:
- the ybeY gene encoding rRNA maturation RNase YbeY: protein MKTESSILQLFNESDEKIPLSQSKAESILNIISKHEEADFALIELVYVDEQEIVRINKEHLNRYYVTDIISFRYDDGSEEKNNKAIEGTLFCCAPRIIEQSAEFKEPVEREFQRIFIHGLLHLIGYEDSSEKEKSTMTELENKYLALAEANK, encoded by the coding sequence TTGAAAACTGAATCGTCCATCCTTCAACTTTTTAATGAAAGCGATGAGAAGATTCCGCTCAGCCAATCCAAAGCTGAGTCTATCCTGAATATTATATCGAAGCATGAAGAAGCTGATTTCGCATTGATCGAACTTGTTTATGTAGATGAACAGGAAATTGTGCGAATCAATAAAGAGCATTTGAATCGCTATTATGTAACCGATATAATTTCATTTCGTTATGATGACGGTTCAGAAGAAAAAAATAACAAGGCTATTGAAGGCACCCTTTTTTGTTGTGCTCCGCGGATAATAGAACAATCAGCGGAATTCAAAGAGCCCGTTGAACGAGAATTTCAGCGAATTTTCATTCACGGTCTGCTTCACTTAATCGGATATGAGGATTCTTCAGAAAAAGAAAAATCGACAATGACTGAGCTTGAAAATAAATATTTGGCACTTGCCGAAGCCAACAAATAG
- a CDS encoding DUF2723 domain-containing protein encodes MLSDHKTTNRYLALFTFIVSLVIYTLTLAPTASFWDAGEFIAVAHGLQVNHPPGAPFYSIVGRIFSMFMPTEYIAVSINFISALTSALTVMFLYLIVVRLVREWKGNPDSMEMMDKIGMYGGALVGALTFAVTDTFWFSAVEAEVYAMSMFFTSIVVWMALKWAENFDQQYNERWLVLIAYMFGIAIGVHLLNLLALFFVALIVYFKLKEFEWKSFLLMGVGAIIAFFSVYPFTIQMLPTLANGVDEATYGLIGPMLFIFLFMAAVAYAIYYTHKHKMRIANIIAISYAMILIGFSSYSVIMIRSIADPPIDENDPETVEAFISYLKREQYGATPILKGNNYDDQTGQIDRSEEEFFPRRYSPAPNHLDYYGRYNSDWAFFWDYQVNHMYIRYFNWNFIGREADIQDTGWRSGFNEPAYPDNPASNAYFFIPFLLGLFGMIFHFSSDWRRALAILALFIVTGLAIIVFLNQPPYQPRERDYAYVGSFFAFSIWLGLGVTGIIELIKQYANNRILGYAAVVLCLLASPVWMGYQNWDDHDRSNRYVAPDYARNLLESVAPNAIIFTNGDNDTFPLWYAQEVEGIRTDVRIVCLSLLNTDWYIRQLRDQWSHESAPLPISLSDEEVERVTAGISQWQPQDVTIPVDKEMLRNAFSEDMKYKEAIGVKPDTSLPILQKGVDFEMPVDSLDDVVSWRMNGRFYGQNQQGDRIYYLQVQDRLILDILQNNNWLRPVYFANTVSSESQLNLQDYFRTEGKAYRVVPKNFGAGRDGHINPKIFTDRIENFKFREWNNPDVYFDENIRRMLSNYRFNFMSLAMTYREEGKLDSAQYWMKWGEEKIPFRPSETNESLKLLYAVRYSQVDLHDDAMRLSGTAIEGIKEDLEKNLNRFSNIEAEFNELNQQLQSAQSRGDIRTQREIRPQLQQLNSDAQQYLTAVRTARQSLVLVQYTFFQGGNTEEANVLAEEVNMLMGSNFPPMPASKQASEQEIQRYGID; translated from the coding sequence ATGCTTTCAGATCATAAAACGACCAACAGATATCTCGCTCTTTTTACCTTTATTGTTTCACTTGTTATTTATACGCTGACGCTTGCACCCACTGCCAGTTTCTGGGATGCCGGTGAATTCATAGCCGTAGCCCACGGTCTTCAGGTAAATCACCCACCGGGTGCTCCCTTCTATTCTATTGTGGGACGAATTTTTTCTATGTTTATGCCTACGGAATACATTGCCGTTAGCATCAACTTTATAAGTGCTCTTACCTCCGCTCTTACCGTGATGTTTTTGTACCTGATTGTAGTTCGCCTGGTCCGCGAATGGAAAGGAAATCCGGATTCCATGGAAATGATGGACAAGATTGGAATGTACGGCGGAGCTTTGGTCGGAGCACTGACGTTTGCTGTTACCGATACGTTTTGGTTCAGCGCCGTTGAAGCCGAAGTTTATGCCATGTCCATGTTCTTCACTTCTATTGTAGTTTGGATGGCATTGAAATGGGCCGAAAACTTCGATCAGCAATACAATGAACGATGGCTGGTACTCATTGCCTATATGTTTGGTATCGCCATCGGGGTTCACTTGTTGAACCTGCTCGCCTTGTTCTTTGTGGCTCTGATTGTATACTTCAAGCTGAAAGAGTTTGAATGGAAATCTTTCTTGCTGATGGGTGTTGGAGCCATAATTGCCTTTTTCTCAGTTTATCCATTTACCATTCAGATGCTTCCCACCCTTGCTAATGGAGTAGATGAAGCAACTTATGGATTGATTGGGCCTATGTTGTTCATCTTTCTCTTTATGGCTGCTGTAGCTTATGCCATTTATTACACGCACAAACATAAAATGCGTATAGCCAATATTATTGCTATCAGTTATGCGATGATTTTGATCGGATTTTCTTCATACTCAGTTATCATGATCAGGTCAATTGCAGACCCTCCGATTGATGAGAACGATCCTGAAACGGTGGAAGCTTTTATCAGTTACCTGAAGCGTGAACAGTACGGTGCCACTCCTATTTTAAAAGGAAATAATTACGACGACCAAACCGGTCAAATTGATCGTTCTGAAGAAGAGTTTTTCCCTCGTCGTTATTCCCCTGCCCCGAACCACCTTGACTATTACGGCCGCTACAATTCTGACTGGGCATTCTTTTGGGATTACCAGGTTAACCATATGTACATCCGTTATTTCAACTGGAACTTCATAGGGCGGGAAGCAGATATACAAGATACCGGTTGGCGGTCTGGCTTCAATGAACCTGCTTACCCGGATAATCCTGCCAGTAACGCTTATTTCTTTATTCCTTTTCTGTTAGGGTTATTTGGAATGATCTTCCACTTCAGTTCAGACTGGAGAAGAGCACTTGCCATACTCGCACTCTTTATTGTCACGGGGTTGGCGATTATTGTGTTCCTGAATCAACCCCCATATCAGCCGCGTGAGCGGGATTATGCCTATGTAGGCTCCTTCTTTGCCTTTTCGATTTGGCTTGGGCTGGGTGTAACCGGCATCATTGAACTCATAAAACAATATGCCAACAATCGAATATTGGGATATGCTGCCGTTGTCTTATGTCTGCTGGCCTCGCCTGTCTGGATGGGTTATCAAAACTGGGACGACCATGACCGCAGCAACCGATATGTAGCCCCAGATTATGCCCGCAACCTGCTGGAGTCTGTGGCACCTAATGCGATCATATTTACGAACGGAGATAATGATACCTTCCCTCTTTGGTATGCACAAGAAGTGGAAGGAATTCGTACCGATGTGCGTATTGTTTGTCTAAGCCTTTTGAATACGGACTGGTATATAAGACAGCTGAGGGATCAGTGGTCACATGAATCAGCTCCGCTCCCGATTTCTCTTTCTGATGAAGAAGTGGAACGCGTAACAGCAGGTATCAGCCAATGGCAACCTCAGGACGTTACAATTCCAGTTGATAAAGAGATGCTTAGAAATGCATTCTCCGAAGACATGAAATACAAGGAAGCTATAGGCGTCAAGCCAGATACTTCACTCCCTATCCTCCAAAAAGGCGTTGATTTTGAAATGCCTGTAGATTCACTTGATGATGTTGTTAGCTGGAGAATGAACGGGCGTTTCTATGGCCAAAACCAACAGGGTGATCGCATCTATTACCTTCAGGTACAAGACCGGTTAATTCTGGATATTCTGCAAAACAATAACTGGCTCCGACCTGTTTATTTTGCAAATACTGTTTCCAGCGAAAGTCAGCTCAACCTTCAGGATTATTTCCGAACCGAAGGCAAAGCTTACCGCGTAGTACCTAAAAATTTCGGTGCAGGACGTGACGGACATATCAATCCGAAGATTTTTACTGATCGTATCGAGAATTTCAAATTCCGTGAATGGAATAACCCGGATGTTTATTTTGATGAAAATATCCGCAGAATGCTCAGCAACTACCGCTTCAACTTTATGTCGCTGGCAATGACTTATCGTGAAGAAGGTAAACTGGATAGTGCGCAGTATTGGATGAAATGGGGTGAAGAGAAAATACCTTTCCGCCCTTCTGAAACCAATGAGTCGCTTAAACTGCTTTATGCCGTAAGGTACTCGCAGGTAGATCTACATGATGATGCCATGCGCCTGTCCGGAACTGCAATTGAAGGCATTAAAGAAGATTTAGAGAAAAATCTGAATCGCTTTTCAAACATCGAAGCCGAATTTAATGAGTTAAATCAGCAGCTGCAGAGTGCACAGTCGCGCGGAGATATTCGCACACAGCGAGAAATCCGGCCACAGTTGCAGCAGTTAAATTCTGATGCACAACAATATTTAACAGCTGTACGTACAGCTCGTCAATCCCTGGTATTAGTACAATACACTTTCTTCCAGGGTGGCAATACAGAAGAAGCTAATGTACTGGCAGAGGAAGTCAATATGCTTATGGGCAGCAACTTCCCTCCAATGCCAGCGTCTAAACAAGCCAGCGAACAGGAAATTCAACGCTATGGAATCGATTAA